Within Lolium rigidum isolate FL_2022 chromosome 5, APGP_CSIRO_Lrig_0.1, whole genome shotgun sequence, the genomic segment CATGACCCAACCTGCCAGCTCGCCCTTGAGCTGTCCACGCCTGTCATCGACCCCTACCATGCTGGTGAGTAATGCTGGTCTCCGACATACGGTTTTTGTGCAATCCTCCATTCCTCTGCATGTCAAGTTGTTGATATTATGATTTTCATTTGCTGATTTGGTGTGATCCGGAGGGTTCTACGAGATCGACCACGGGATGCTGCCTCCTAGAACACCAATCCATCTCAAGTCCATACGCGTTGTACAGGTGAGGATTATGTTTTCTCTGTATCGCTCACAGGGTTTTTCCTGAAGAACCAGGAGTTCCGCAAGATGGCCAAGGCTGTCAAGAACCAGGTAATAACACTACTCCTTGTTTGTTCATGTGCTCTTTACTTCCAACATCTTTTCTGCTGGTCTAAAACATATGGAACGCTAATAACCGCCAATATTATGCTGGTCCTGCTGTTAAATTTGATAGAGCCTTGTTATTTGGTTTTGTGAAATGGCTTCGAATTTGTAAGAAGTATCTCTCTGAACAGCTCCAGCTGAGAATATTTTACTCACGGCCATGTCCAGCTCTGGTATGCATACCATGTCCATGTTGCATCTTGGATCTGTTAATGCCTAGCGCTAGTAATTTTGCAGCAATGAAAGAAAAACAGGTGGTGTCATTTTTGCAGAGTACAAGGTTCTCACCGGCAGGGCCCCCGTCCCCGGCGGGTTGGTTGCAGAatgtagcagcagcagcacgaattcgaccggcggcagcagccgttgCGAGCTGCTCCTGCGCGTCCCCCGTCCACGACGCGAGGGGCACGGATGGGACGGCCGCGAGCGCGGACGAAggcggcgcagcggcggcggagtgGGTCTCGAGGAAGAGGAGGCCAAACCTCGACGGCCGCCGGACGACCTCGACGGCGCAGTCGGTGTCGAGGAAGAGGAGCTCGGTGAGGTCGCCCACGAGGCCTTCCTTCGCAGGGAAAGGAGAAGCGATCGGCCGGCGGGCCCTCCGCGGGAGCCTCCCGACACCGAGCGGATCCGCCCCGAACTCCCTCTCGCCGGGGAGCTGCGGACGGCAGCGCCGcgccgtcggcctcctcctcgaggaAGACGACTCTAAATTTGGACCTGATTGAAAATTATTTTGAATTTGCAATGGGGTTATTGTAAAAACAACATATAACACTCGCCCGAACAGTaattcggatcggagggagtacgaaAATCATTAAAGTGTTGAGTCTGCAAGTACTACTCTAGTAATTTCCATATCTCTCCTAGAAAAGCAAATTCAGAAATACTATTTGGAAATGTTTACATGTATATCCATTTTTACAGGCCAGAGAGAAAGAGTTGTACACGTATATATTACCTCCCATGTAAGTGTTGCACACGTAAGGAAAGTTAACTACGTTTTGACCTAGCATGAAACAATATTAAACCAATCCCACTGGCCGCCTTGCATCATTGAATGACCAAGTTTCATATGAGTGGAAATGACGGGCGGATGGCCATGCCGCAGATCCCCTCCGGCTTGTCGGTGATATCCTTCTTCATTCTGAGGTATCCTCTGTCGCCCCACTTCTCCCCCCACGAGTTCTTGACGATCCAATATCTGTCTCCACTCTCCTCATCCTGCCCATACCCGACCACCGTGACGCCGTGGTTCAGTTGTGTCCCGCACGGCCCATTGTACACACCGTTTGAGTAGTGCTGGAAGTTGGCGCCACCGGCCTCGATGGACACCGCCACGGGTTGCATGGCCACCGCATTCGTCAACGATGCCTCGCTCTGGGTCGCCACACGCTGGAAGCCTGAGATGGAGGCAGCATGGTGCGACAACTTGGTGGTGTTGCATATGTCGTCCTTAGCCGTATAAGGGTAATCGTCCTCGGCTGTGATTCCACCATTGGTGGTGATCCATTGCAACGCGTGGTAACTCACACCACCGTCGCACCCGTCGTCTAGTGTATCGCAGTCCACCAGCTCTTGCTCTGATAGAGACACAAGCTTCCCTGTCTTGATCTGGTGGATCCCTTCCACCACTGCTACGGTCGAGAATGCCCAACACGATCCTGTTGGAGGAAAAAATAATTAAGAATTTATATTAGGAGTTGCACTCCAACAGAAAAGAAGCTAGTGAATCTTTTAGATTGTTCCAACACCGTACTTTACATGATCGACTCATCGTTCGGTATCCCCAAATATACTATCACAACCCTCTTAGATTTGTGCTACTATTTTGGTGACATTGACACTCAAACCTCTCATATTTCTGAATATAGGGTCCACTTAAATTTTGCATAAATTAACACACCTCCGGCCGGCTTCTAGCCCATATTATACCAAAAAAAAATATTGGACAATTTATCGATCCTATTCCTATGCATATCTGTTTCAAACAAACATAA encodes:
- the LOC124653892 gene encoding ervatamin-B-like, which codes for MASFFSKHSIVFLLLVAIFLDVSSATSRLATEEADPMTLRLMEGRFQRWKAEHGRTYATPEEERYRLRVYASNIRYIEATNQDAGAGLTYELGETAYTDLTSDEFMAMYTSSPSSPLSDIDDQAIITTRAGPVDGIGGGRLQVYLNESDGAPASVDWRASGAVTEVKNQGQCGSCWAFSTVAVVEGIHQIKTGKLVSLSEQELVDCDTLDDGCDGGVSYHALQWITTNGGITAEDDYPYTAKDDICNTTKLSHHAASISGFQRVATQSEASLTNAVAMQPVAVSIEAGGANFQHYSNGVYNGPCGTQLNHGVTVVGYGQDEESGDRYWIVKNSWGEKWGDRGYLRMKKDITDKPEGICGMAIRPSFPLI